One Endozoicomonas gorgoniicola DNA window includes the following coding sequences:
- the ubiG gene encoding bifunctional 2-polyprenyl-6-hydroxyphenol methylase/3-demethylubiquinol 3-O-methyltransferase UbiG — protein sequence MHSPDSSKANTEAPSPSRSANNVDPAEIAKFEELASRWWDREGEFKPLHEINPLRLNYIDERVGLAGKKVLDVGCGGGILSESMVLRGADVTGIDMGEAPLSVARLHSLESEVSVTYRKVTVEELADEMPGTFDVVTCLEMLEHVPDPGSVIRACNKLLKPGGQIFFATINRTPKAWLFAIVGAEYVLRLLPKGTHEHGKFIKPSELHAWMRKVQLQLHNITGMVYNPLTKTYRLKDGDTDVNYLIYGSKPA from the coding sequence ATGCATTCTCCAGATTCAAGTAAAGCTAATACAGAAGCCCCTTCACCGAGCCGTTCTGCAAACAACGTTGATCCGGCCGAGATCGCCAAGTTTGAAGAACTCGCCAGCCGCTGGTGGGACAGGGAAGGAGAGTTCAAACCACTGCATGAAATCAACCCGCTGCGCCTGAATTACATCGATGAACGAGTGGGGCTGGCTGGTAAAAAAGTGCTGGACGTTGGCTGCGGTGGCGGCATTCTCAGCGAGTCCATGGTGCTGCGCGGTGCTGACGTTACCGGTATCGATATGGGGGAAGCACCGCTTTCAGTGGCACGCCTGCACAGCCTGGAAAGTGAAGTCTCAGTTACCTATCGCAAAGTCACCGTGGAAGAGCTGGCCGATGAAATGCCCGGCACTTTTGATGTTGTCACCTGCCTGGAAATGCTGGAGCATGTTCCGGACCCCGGCTCGGTCATTCGAGCCTGCAATAAACTGCTGAAACCCGGTGGCCAGATTTTCTTTGCCACCATCAACCGCACCCCCAAAGCCTGGCTGTTTGCCATTGTCGGGGCAGAATACGTGCTGAGGCTGCTGCCCAAAGGTACTCACGAACACGGCAAGTTTATTAAACCGTCAGAACTCCACGCCTGGATGCGAAAAGTGCAATTGCAGCTACACAATATCACTGGCATGGTGTACAACCCGTTGACAAAAACCTATCGGTTAAAAGACGGCGACACGGATGTTAACTACCTGATTTACGGCAGTAAACCTGCTTAA
- a CDS encoding HAD family hydrolase has protein sequence MPNNEYAIEGVLFDLDGTLMDTASDFVTVVHQMQTDDQQPLLDASIIRNNVSAGSRRLVQLAYQLEPGSEETELQRNRLLDYYDRLIKQADRSNPAQLYPGIPALLDALDNKGIPWGIVTNKPEPYAHILVEQSLLMQRCHTLICPENVSQAKPDPEALLLASKQAKCSPEATIYVGDHERDIIAGRRAGMFTVTAHYGYITPQEQPFSWQADLDIQQANQLLPWLNNHQWHIPRHRSPHPGVTTDV, from the coding sequence ATGCCAAACAACGAATATGCCATTGAAGGTGTATTATTTGACCTTGACGGAACGTTGATGGACACCGCCAGTGACTTTGTAACGGTTGTTCACCAAATGCAGACCGACGACCAACAACCTTTACTGGACGCCAGTATCATTCGCAACAACGTCTCAGCCGGTTCCCGCCGACTGGTCCAGCTAGCTTATCAGCTGGAGCCGGGCTCTGAAGAAACCGAGCTTCAGCGCAACCGGTTACTCGACTACTACGACCGGCTGATCAAACAGGCTGACCGCAGTAACCCGGCACAGCTGTACCCGGGCATTCCCGCCCTTCTGGACGCACTGGATAACAAAGGCATTCCCTGGGGCATTGTTACCAACAAGCCCGAACCCTACGCCCACATACTGGTTGAACAAAGCCTGCTGATGCAGCGCTGCCACACCCTGATCTGCCCGGAGAATGTCAGCCAGGCCAAACCAGATCCCGAAGCCCTGTTGCTGGCAAGCAAGCAAGCCAAATGCTCACCGGAAGCCACTATTTATGTAGGGGACCACGAACGGGACATTATTGCGGGCAGGCGTGCGGGTATGTTTACCGTCACTGCTCATTACGGCTACATCACGCCTCAGGAGCAACCGTTCAGCTGGCAGGCCGACCTGGATATCCAACAGGCCAACCAGCTGCTGCCCTGGCTGAATAACCATCAGTGGCACATTCCACGCCATCGTTCACCCCACCCCGGAGTTACTACGGATGTTTAA
- a CDS encoding YciK family oxidoreductase: MFNYDAPADLLQNKVVLVTGAGSGIGRTAALTYARHGATVILLGRTISKLETVYDEIEDNGWPQAAIYPMNLEGASEQDYANLAATLEQEFGHLDGLLNNAALLGELKPIAQYDAETWRRVMQVNLTAPFLLTRELLPLLRNAEQASIIFTSSSVGHEGRANWGAYSVSKFATEGLMQTMADEEDGISQVRVNSLNPGATGTAMRASAFPAEAPDDNATPEDIMPLYLYLMGKDSLDANGKAFHAQR, translated from the coding sequence ATGTTTAATTACGACGCTCCTGCTGACTTATTACAAAACAAAGTCGTACTGGTCACCGGCGCTGGCAGCGGAATAGGCCGAACAGCCGCCCTGACCTATGCCAGACACGGCGCTACGGTTATTCTTCTGGGGCGAACTATCAGCAAACTGGAAACCGTATACGACGAAATCGAAGATAATGGCTGGCCACAGGCGGCTATTTACCCGATGAACCTTGAAGGTGCCAGCGAACAGGACTACGCCAATCTTGCTGCCACACTGGAGCAGGAGTTTGGCCATCTGGACGGACTACTGAACAATGCCGCCCTGCTTGGCGAGCTTAAGCCGATTGCTCAGTATGATGCGGAAACCTGGCGACGGGTGATGCAGGTTAACCTCACAGCCCCTTTCCTGCTGACCAGAGAGTTACTGCCATTACTGCGCAATGCTGAACAGGCGTCGATCATTTTCACCTCTTCAAGCGTTGGCCATGAAGGTCGAGCCAACTGGGGTGCCTACAGTGTTTCCAAGTTTGCCACAGAGGGGTTGATGCAGACCATGGCCGACGAAGAAGATGGCATCAGCCAGGTACGCGTCAACAGCCTGAACCCCGGCGCTACAGGAACCGCCATGCGCGCTTCTGCATTTCCTGCGGAAGCACCAGACGACAACGCTACCCCTGAAGATATTATGCCCCTGTACCTTTATCTGATGGGCAAAGACAGTCTGGATGCAAATGGCAAGGCTTTTCACGCCCAGCGTTAA
- the mukB gene encoding chromosome partition protein MukB has product MSQSNKRTTIKSLTLVNFKGIFFKTLSMHHLMSNLIGHNGAGKTTVMGALLINRVPDNRLIRLRNNSDSGSDRSDNGVWGRIDQGVCYTVVDYERYDGKRVIAVVQLKRLGKPRVEIKLSAINGIDHDIPVRDLLMKPTGEGRYEPIEGKALKGHIARLGGTLENFKSLGLYMAWQFENRILPRRMDSSQDRQRYYRMLETSLYGGLSSELQKSLRDYLLPSDSNVRTSVSSMQNALQETRNTRQQIDSSRGKREFIKNVLESSYTLGENTLALAEQRHTRLQQQLRHTRQQQETLKLELEGGQQQIDTLEHQLEQLNTTRDQLSQQEHQTRTRLDQSRELERLHSEQEQLTHEITNLREFLKEQHGHQSLLKEQKARQMKVVTELDEDLNGLVKQLSDAKQAYSEELRKAGLYQEAIRSLDESRLLLNEPSLDSENLARFVQDITTERESLQDSYFSQKPMLEQMELIRQRFDQAQAILRSFLCSSDDTAEQTITDDKVAHAADQWLNTGREKRQLASKLPLYNQQHRNLKQQFQRRHSLINEIKRLPESWQGSLKSTDSWLTTLAQASEQQAEQTALKETCDFQLQDNRVREMQLRNDLKRAIEDHRQWSNVQQLSDAFLNLLPEQSLTRAEDLTHARQTISSEQLTLNRLDVEQEEQLKTTRNRLRGLEQLESEDNSQLQRLAELTGGEIVSRYFDDDDISIEEAAWLEAKMGPLRQALMVRNIEAAAAIIRSEAERPEHVWLMQGAPGNSFSEDDFINAPLNQPEDGCVLVTLSDNIARISKEPEFPTIGRLARKKERQRLIDLEEELLDKRQALAVRRKQLQQASEILDKLAAVGLWLGKNEPPVRKLEEQLQTLENTLHSLTHQQNQLQQQLNSLLPVIQFLEYRQSDASLLELDQLEEQIGKVEEQLELANTACEWLKHFDQPLNQLEQLRLYLDKPPVADVSQLRQQLNDMQLKISLLGKQKDQLQNTEQKLPYLRFKESESRKHQTSDLQQQIRQEWEEKDSRKRFQQQELDQLSDQLQALDKNIATDEEIIKRNEGQILLKQNQANGIPLEWSPNLVDEHQEALEQLLSRKDEHDHSAQTLSTTLADQKLQQKQREEQASVNDSKLATLEPASQSASQGWAEILQHAQDTSLYTRLYKQHLQENDADLLVNHIANARAALQNALKSESHSTLYQQIRDAETSNLPLLFHLVSATQVLLNERMDKSLATADDPLQALNQLEEHLTKLETRLADAECRFLTESDSMGRNIEQKINMQRRQIMQLNSALSSVHFGTIRAIKVELEVIETHEKVLNALQNRFYGDLFKQSDLSIEDALAEVFKKETGGSITGERLLDYREYIRLKVLIKRAGSTQFEPANPTNLSTGEAIGTGLAVLTMVLHSWEVATQRNHQKGHCANRLLFLDEAARLDARALATLEELCENQSLQLLIGAPDNVQPKNGVTYRMVRLMEPREHVIFSAVRGKLPTGEAA; this is encoded by the coding sequence ATGAGCCAGAGCAATAAACGCACAACAATCAAAAGCCTGACACTGGTCAACTTCAAGGGTATATTTTTCAAAACCCTGTCCATGCACCACCTGATGAGTAACCTGATCGGCCACAATGGTGCAGGCAAAACCACCGTCATGGGCGCTCTGCTGATTAACCGGGTACCAGACAACCGTCTTATTCGTCTGCGTAACAATTCCGACAGCGGCTCCGACCGCAGCGATAACGGCGTCTGGGGACGTATTGACCAAGGCGTCTGTTACACCGTCGTTGATTATGAACGTTATGACGGCAAACGGGTCATTGCCGTCGTCCAGCTCAAACGTCTGGGCAAACCCAGAGTAGAGATCAAACTCTCGGCTATTAACGGTATCGATCATGATATCCCTGTCCGCGACCTGTTGATGAAACCAACCGGAGAAGGTCGTTATGAACCTATCGAAGGCAAGGCACTGAAAGGCCATATTGCACGACTGGGCGGCACACTGGAAAACTTTAAGTCGCTGGGATTGTACATGGCCTGGCAGTTTGAAAACCGTATACTGCCCCGTCGCATGGACAGCAGCCAGGATCGCCAGCGTTATTATCGCATGCTGGAAACCAGCCTGTATGGCGGCCTGTCCTCAGAGCTGCAAAAAAGTCTGCGGGATTATCTGCTGCCATCAGACAGCAATGTTCGCACTTCTGTCAGTTCCATGCAGAATGCCCTGCAGGAAACCCGCAATACACGACAGCAGATTGATTCGAGCCGTGGCAAGCGGGAGTTTATTAAAAACGTTCTCGAATCCAGCTACACCCTTGGTGAAAATACACTGGCACTGGCAGAGCAGCGTCATACCCGGTTACAGCAGCAGTTGCGTCATACCCGGCAGCAACAGGAGACACTGAAGCTTGAACTGGAAGGCGGTCAGCAGCAGATCGACACGCTGGAACACCAGCTGGAGCAGTTGAATACAACCCGTGACCAGCTCAGCCAACAGGAGCATCAAACCCGAACCCGACTGGATCAGTCCAGAGAGCTTGAGCGGCTGCACAGCGAACAGGAACAGCTGACCCATGAAATAACCAATCTCAGGGAGTTCCTGAAAGAACAGCACGGCCATCAATCTCTGCTGAAAGAACAGAAAGCCCGTCAGATGAAGGTTGTTACCGAGCTGGATGAAGACCTGAACGGTCTGGTAAAACAACTGTCTGATGCCAAACAGGCGTATTCTGAAGAGCTGCGAAAAGCAGGCCTGTATCAGGAAGCCATTCGCAGCCTGGATGAATCCCGCCTGCTGCTAAATGAACCTTCACTGGACAGTGAGAACCTTGCCCGCTTTGTACAGGATATTACAACAGAGCGTGAAAGCCTGCAGGACAGCTATTTCAGCCAGAAACCAATGCTGGAGCAGATGGAACTTATTCGTCAGCGATTTGATCAGGCTCAAGCCATTTTACGTTCCTTTTTATGCTCCTCCGATGATACCGCCGAACAGACCATCACTGACGACAAGGTGGCTCACGCGGCAGACCAGTGGTTGAATACTGGTCGGGAAAAACGACAACTTGCCAGTAAACTGCCACTGTATAATCAACAACACCGGAATCTGAAACAACAATTCCAGCGTCGTCACTCTCTGATCAATGAGATAAAACGACTGCCAGAGTCCTGGCAAGGTTCGCTGAAAAGTACAGACAGCTGGCTGACCACGCTAGCACAAGCCAGCGAACAACAGGCAGAGCAGACTGCCCTGAAAGAGACCTGTGACTTTCAGTTGCAGGATAATCGCGTGCGGGAGATGCAACTTCGTAATGACCTGAAGCGGGCAATAGAAGACCATCGTCAATGGTCGAATGTCCAGCAACTGAGTGACGCTTTCCTGAATCTTCTGCCTGAACAATCCCTGACCCGGGCAGAAGACCTGACCCATGCCCGCCAGACCATCAGCTCAGAGCAGCTCACCCTTAACCGGCTGGATGTAGAACAGGAAGAACAGTTAAAAACCACCCGCAACCGATTGCGGGGGCTGGAACAGCTGGAATCAGAAGACAACTCACAACTGCAACGACTTGCTGAGTTGACCGGAGGGGAAATTGTCAGTCGCTACTTTGACGATGACGATATTTCCATTGAGGAGGCTGCCTGGCTCGAAGCAAAAATGGGACCGCTGCGACAGGCTCTGATGGTTCGGAATATTGAGGCTGCCGCTGCCATTATTCGCAGCGAAGCAGAGCGCCCGGAACATGTATGGCTGATGCAGGGCGCTCCCGGAAACAGCTTCAGTGAAGACGACTTTATCAATGCTCCACTGAACCAGCCGGAAGACGGCTGTGTACTGGTTACCCTGTCTGACAATATTGCCCGAATCAGTAAAGAACCAGAGTTCCCGACTATTGGTCGTCTTGCCAGGAAGAAAGAACGACAGCGACTGATTGATCTGGAAGAAGAACTACTGGATAAACGACAGGCTCTGGCTGTGAGGCGTAAACAGCTACAACAGGCCAGTGAAATTCTTGATAAGCTGGCAGCCGTTGGCCTCTGGCTGGGCAAAAATGAACCTCCGGTGCGCAAGCTGGAAGAACAGCTCCAGACACTTGAAAATACGCTTCACTCCCTCACCCACCAGCAAAACCAGTTGCAGCAACAGTTAAACAGTCTGCTACCCGTCATTCAGTTTCTGGAATATCGCCAGTCCGACGCCAGCCTGCTTGAGCTGGATCAACTGGAAGAACAGATCGGGAAGGTTGAAGAACAGCTGGAACTGGCGAACACAGCGTGCGAATGGTTGAAGCATTTCGACCAGCCACTCAACCAGCTTGAACAGTTGCGACTTTATCTGGACAAACCTCCGGTCGCTGACGTCAGTCAGTTACGTCAGCAACTCAACGACATGCAGCTGAAAATCAGCCTGTTGGGCAAGCAGAAAGACCAGCTGCAAAATACCGAACAGAAACTGCCCTATCTGCGCTTTAAAGAATCTGAGTCACGTAAACATCAAACCAGCGACCTGCAACAGCAAATCCGGCAGGAGTGGGAAGAAAAAGATTCCCGTAAGCGCTTTCAGCAACAGGAGCTGGATCAGCTGAGTGATCAGCTTCAGGCACTGGACAAAAATATTGCGACTGACGAAGAGATCATCAAACGTAATGAAGGCCAGATTCTGCTTAAACAGAATCAGGCAAATGGCATCCCGCTGGAATGGTCTCCCAATCTGGTAGATGAGCATCAGGAAGCTCTTGAACAACTGCTCAGCAGAAAAGACGAACACGATCATTCTGCGCAGACCCTTTCTACTACTCTGGCAGACCAGAAACTTCAGCAGAAGCAGCGGGAAGAACAGGCTTCGGTCAATGACTCAAAACTGGCAACCCTTGAGCCTGCAAGTCAGTCCGCAAGTCAGGGCTGGGCAGAGATCCTCCAGCATGCACAGGACACCAGCTTGTATACTCGCCTGTATAAACAGCATTTACAGGAAAACGACGCTGATCTTCTGGTTAACCACATCGCCAATGCCCGGGCAGCACTGCAAAATGCATTGAAGTCAGAAAGTCATTCGACGTTGTATCAACAAATCCGTGACGCAGAAACCAGCAATCTGCCACTGTTGTTCCACCTGGTATCGGCAACACAGGTGCTGCTCAATGAACGCATGGATAAAAGTCTGGCTACAGCCGATGACCCACTGCAGGCTTTGAATCAACTGGAAGAGCATCTAACTAAGCTGGAAACACGCCTCGCCGATGCCGAATGTCGTTTTCTCACTGAGTCCGACAGCATGGGGCGCAACATTGAGCAGAAAATAAATATGCAACGGCGGCAGATTATGCAGCTGAACTCAGCCCTGTCGAGCGTCCATTTTGGAACTATCAGGGCGATTAAAGTGGAGCTGGAGGTTATTGAAACCCATGAAAAGGTGTTAAATGCCCTGCAGAACCGCTTTTACGGTGACCTGTTCAAACAGTCAGACCTGAGCATTGAAGACGCACTGGCAGAAGTCTTTAAAAAAGAGACCGGTGGCAGCATAACCGGTGAGCGTCTGCTGGATTACCGGGAGTACATCCGCCTTAAAGTGCTGATCAAGCGTGCTGGCAGTACGCAGTTTGAACCCGCCAACCCGACCAATCTTTCCACCGGTGAAGCGATTGGTACTGGCCTTGCCGTTCTGACAATGGTTCTGCACTCATGGGAAGTTGCCACCCAGCGCAACCACCAGAAAGGTCACTGCGCCAACCGGCTGCTGTTTCTGGATGAAGCAGCACGTCTGGATGCCAGAGCGCTTGCCACGCTGGAAGAGTTGTGTGAAAACCAGTCGCTGCAACTATTAATTGGCGCACCGGATAATGTCCAGCCAAAAAATGGCGTCACTTATCGTATGGTTCGGTTAATGGAACCACGTGAGCATGTTATTTTCTCTGCAGTCAGAGGAAAACTGCCCACTGGAGAAGCCGCCTGA
- a CDS encoding chromosome partition protein MukE, which produces MNTEDPIVETHSTETLNNTPYNNLADIINDDQFAALDSRLRRGEHIDSRHTHFYAMLQNGEHWLTLHYRRYGVDLVRAQEDFYYLRPNLGSKNLIRSRKIDELGMVTGQLLALYHLDPEQLEGSGWITADAIYERLRMLIDEERLAKLLDRKKLDTQLDRDKGMEVLKRTLRQLARLGMIRLEGIRADQIQTQGPLMRFIEPVRSAAITKEALEKLVATGSACLEADDEMADDEHSVLPNQKQPDSDQKATEPQQKQEVIEDAHA; this is translated from the coding sequence TTGAACACTGAAGACCCTATTGTTGAAACACACAGCACGGAAACGCTGAACAATACGCCCTACAACAATCTGGCTGACATTATTAATGACGACCAGTTTGCGGCACTGGACAGCCGCCTGCGCCGTGGTGAACACATAGACAGCCGCCATACCCATTTTTACGCAATGCTGCAAAATGGTGAACACTGGCTGACCCTTCATTATCGACGCTACGGAGTCGACCTGGTCAGGGCTCAGGAAGATTTTTATTACCTGCGCCCCAATCTGGGCAGCAAAAACCTTATTCGTTCCCGAAAAATAGACGAACTTGGAATGGTAACAGGTCAGCTGCTGGCGCTTTACCACCTGGACCCGGAACAACTGGAAGGCAGTGGCTGGATAACGGCCGATGCGATCTATGAACGGCTTCGTATGCTGATTGACGAAGAACGACTGGCAAAGCTGCTGGATCGAAAAAAACTGGATACCCAGCTGGACCGGGACAAGGGCATGGAGGTTCTGAAACGAACCCTGCGCCAGCTGGCAAGACTGGGCATGATCCGTCTGGAAGGCATTCGGGCTGACCAGATTCAGACTCAAGGCCCGCTGATGCGCTTTATAGAGCCTGTACGTTCAGCAGCCATTACAAAAGAAGCGCTGGAGAAACTGGTGGCCACTGGCAGCGCCTGCCTTGAAGCGGACGATGAAATGGCAGACGACGAACACTCTGTATTGCCCAATCAGAAACAACCTGACTCAGACCAGAAGGCAACAGAGCCACAACAGAAACAGGAAGTCATTGAGGATGCCCATGCATGA
- a CDS encoding HAD family acid phosphatase codes for MLNTRHNSRTAPLFLLYIVLSSLAQASEYSQKDLNEEIVIAGNWQQHAPEYDALFYQVFNTARQNLPAALQKAPEGKKLAIVTDIDDTLIDGTIYFTSLQGTDQSRSTERSIRWWSNQPSFALPGTVRFFNDVHKQGIEVFYISGRFNEVKEVTFNKLKEFGFPVIDKDHILLQETTNTTLSKEGKRQSIRDRGYHILMVFGDQLSDLGEAPDNDYRLRRQWVIDNKARFGNDWYLFPNTVYGAWEDSLAPGYSKMTPQEKHEHRLAALTDSRFHAITDKDYAQHLTLASVWTHTSADFTALCYQAYNRAEQLINKMPAGSYNNPAIIADIDGTVLDFTTIRANLTNPHDERSARFDHNWFLTEHQHSRPIPGAAEFLNSASQKGYEIFYVSSRPLSKIPDNEDTEVETATIKKLADYHFPYADRQHVLLKEEHCPARHKKHCSKDLKRAAIQNGDIDNKKHDIVLMIGDLLSDFSLTEQQLDPRLKESAAAAESQFGNDYIVLPNPLNTVWMRQFYSIEAQKQNRRLTLMSWEELAELRRSLLLDWPEKWSRNGRSN; via the coding sequence ATGCTCAACACAAGGCACAACTCCAGAACAGCACCTTTATTCCTGCTATATATAGTCCTTTCAAGCCTTGCTCAAGCCAGCGAATACTCCCAGAAAGACCTGAACGAGGAAATAGTTATTGCCGGTAACTGGCAGCAACATGCCCCGGAATACGACGCCCTGTTTTACCAGGTCTTCAATACTGCCCGACAAAATTTGCCAGCAGCGCTCCAGAAAGCGCCTGAGGGTAAGAAGCTTGCGATCGTCACTGACATTGACGACACCCTGATAGACGGCACCATCTATTTCACCAGCCTTCAGGGTACTGACCAGAGCCGAAGCACAGAACGTTCTATCCGGTGGTGGAGCAACCAGCCGTCCTTTGCGCTGCCGGGAACCGTCCGGTTTTTCAACGATGTACACAAGCAGGGTATTGAAGTCTTCTATATCAGTGGCCGGTTTAATGAAGTCAAAGAGGTGACATTTAATAAGCTTAAAGAGTTTGGCTTCCCGGTCATCGACAAAGACCATATTCTGCTACAGGAAACCACTAACACAACCCTCAGCAAAGAAGGAAAGCGACAGTCCATCCGCGACCGTGGTTATCATATCCTCATGGTCTTTGGCGATCAGCTGTCCGATCTCGGTGAAGCGCCTGACAACGACTATCGGCTGCGACGCCAGTGGGTTATTGACAACAAAGCCCGTTTTGGCAATGACTGGTATCTTTTCCCCAACACGGTCTACGGAGCCTGGGAAGATTCGTTGGCACCCGGTTACAGCAAAATGACACCTCAGGAAAAGCATGAACATCGCCTTGCAGCTCTGACAGATAGCCGCTTTCATGCCATTACCGATAAGGACTATGCCCAGCATCTGACCCTTGCCAGTGTCTGGACACACACTTCTGCCGATTTCACCGCCCTGTGTTATCAGGCTTACAACAGGGCTGAACAACTGATTAACAAGATGCCCGCAGGCAGTTACAACAATCCGGCTATCATTGCTGATATTGACGGAACGGTGCTTGATTTCACGACCATCAGGGCGAACCTTACCAATCCACACGATGAAAGGTCTGCCCGGTTTGACCACAACTGGTTCCTGACCGAGCACCAGCATTCCAGACCGATCCCGGGGGCGGCAGAGTTTCTTAATTCTGCCAGCCAGAAGGGTTATGAAATTTTTTACGTCTCTTCACGCCCGCTTTCAAAAATACCGGACAATGAAGACACTGAAGTAGAAACCGCGACGATTAAAAAGCTTGCAGACTACCATTTTCCCTATGCTGACCGGCAGCATGTTCTGCTGAAGGAAGAACATTGCCCTGCCCGCCACAAAAAACACTGCAGCAAAGATCTAAAACGAGCCGCCATCCAGAATGGTGATATCGACAATAAAAAACATGACATTGTATTGATGATTGGCGACCTGCTGTCGGACTTCAGCCTCACTGAGCAGCAACTTGACCCACGCCTGAAAGAATCGGCAGCGGCGGCGGAATCCCAGTTTGGCAACGATTATATTGTTCTTCCAAACCCTTTAAATACAGTCTGGATGCGGCAGTTTTACAGCATCGAGGCACAAAAACAGAACCGGAGACTCACTCTGATGAGCTGGGAGGAGCTGGCTGAACTCAGGCGCTCCCTGCTTCTGGACTGGCCAGAAAAGTGGTCACGCAATGGTCGTTCTAATTAA
- the ltrA gene encoding group II intron reverse transcriptase/maturase, producing the protein MRVYYSLYGRLLTMEALYNGFKKVWKAKGAAGIDGQSLSDYASNLRGNLEQLLLELREKRYKPLPVKRVEIDKEDGGKRLLGIPAVKDRIVQQALLNILTPIFDPDFHPSSYGYRPNRSCHQAITKATLFIRKYDRRWVVDMDLSKCFDRLDHELILKAFRHKVADGSILNLIRMFLKSGVMVGYQLEATETGSPQGGVISPLISNVYLDAFDQEMMRRKHRIVRYADDILILCGSKAAAENALKVATKVLEQDLKLTVNQNKTHIAHSGEGVKFLGVEILSSYTRIQEKKLNALKAKVKRITKRNRGTNLEGVIRELNPVIRGFANYFRIANCSRELKRLTGWMRRRLRCLQLKQWKKPAKLHRRLKQLGYKPPFKYIKMRSWRNACSPLSHLAMPNNWFNEIKLFNLEGVKTGVLAPYC; encoded by the coding sequence ATGAGAGTATATTATAGCCTGTATGGGCGCTTGCTGACGATGGAAGCGCTTTACAACGGATTCAAAAAGGTATGGAAAGCGAAAGGTGCGGCCGGAATAGATGGGCAGAGCCTGAGCGACTACGCCTCGAATCTGCGTGGGAATCTTGAACAGTTACTGCTTGAATTGCGGGAAAAGCGCTACAAACCGCTACCGGTAAAGCGTGTAGAAATCGACAAAGAAGACGGTGGAAAGCGTCTGCTGGGAATCCCCGCAGTAAAAGACCGAATCGTCCAACAAGCACTTCTAAATATCCTGACCCCGATCTTTGATCCGGACTTCCACCCGTCCAGCTATGGGTACAGACCGAATCGAAGCTGCCATCAAGCCATTACCAAGGCGACCCTGTTCATACGAAAGTACGACAGACGCTGGGTGGTGGACATGGACTTGTCCAAATGCTTTGACCGACTCGACCACGAGTTAATTCTCAAGGCGTTCAGGCACAAAGTGGCAGATGGAAGCATCCTGAACCTGATCAGAATGTTCCTGAAAAGCGGGGTGATGGTTGGCTATCAACTGGAAGCCACGGAAACAGGCAGTCCACAGGGCGGAGTGATCAGTCCCTTAATCTCAAACGTCTATCTTGATGCGTTTGATCAGGAAATGATGCGACGCAAGCACAGGATTGTCCGCTATGCGGACGATATCCTGATTCTGTGTGGCTCCAAAGCAGCGGCAGAAAACGCTCTGAAAGTGGCGACCAAAGTACTGGAGCAAGACCTGAAACTGACGGTCAACCAGAATAAAACACACATAGCCCATAGCGGCGAGGGTGTGAAATTTCTGGGAGTTGAAATCCTGAGCAGCTATACGCGCATACAGGAAAAGAAGCTCAACGCACTGAAAGCAAAGGTAAAGCGAATCACGAAAAGGAATCGGGGAACGAACCTTGAAGGAGTAATCCGAGAACTGAACCCTGTGATACGAGGATTTGCTAATTACTTCAGGATAGCGAACTGTAGTCGTGAATTAAAACGGCTGACAGGATGGATGAGGCGCAGGCTGAGATGTTTACAACTGAAACAGTGGAAGAAACCAGCGAAGCTGCATCGTCGGCTGAAGCAACTGGGTTACAAGCCACCATTTAAGTACATCAAAATGCGTTCATGGAGAAATGCGTGCAGTCCCCTGTCGCATTTAGCCATGCCGAACAACTGGTTCAATGAGATAAAGTTGTTCAATTTGGAAGGCGTTAAAACGGGCGTTCTTGCCCCTTATTGTTAA